The genomic region AGATCGTGCCGGGTAAGGTCACCAAGCTGGTGCCGTTCGGTGCGTTCGTCCGGGTCGACGACGGCATCGAGGGCCTGGTCCACATCTCCGAGCTGGCCGAGCGTCACGTGGAGATCCCGGAGCAGGTCGTCCAGGTCGGCTCCGAGGTCATGGTCAAGGTCATCGACATCGACCTGGAGCGCCGCCGGATCTCGCTGTCGCTCAAGCAGGCCAACGAGGGCTTCGTCGAGGGCGAGGAGCACTTCGACCCGACCCTCTACGGCATGGCCGCGACCTACGACGCCGAGGGCAACTACATCTACCCCGAGGGCTTCGACCCGGAGACGGGCGAGTGGCTCGAGGGCTACGACAAGCAGCGCGAGACCTGGGAGAACCAGTACGCCGAGGCGCGTCAGCGCTGGGAGGCCCACACCAAGCAGGTGCAGAACTCCCGGGCCGCCGACGCCGAGGCCGCTGCCAACCCGGCTCCGGCCGCAGCCGCTGCTGGCGGCACCACCTCGACCACCCCGGCCCCGAGCCGGCAGGCCGAGGAGCCGGCCGGCACGCTGGCCACCGACGAGGCGCTCGCCGCTCTGCGGGAGAAGCTCGCCGGCGGTAAGTGACCCGCACGGTAGCTCCAACCCGGCGCGTCTGACGCCGCGCCGGGACCTGGAGCCGTCGCTGACGACGACGGGCCCCGTCCCCGCGATCCCAGGATCGCCGGGGGCGGGGCCTTCGCCGTTGTCGGCGACCGGACCGCACCGGCTTCGATCCACCCTTCCGCCGCGCATCCCGCGGTCACCACTGATGCCACCGGTGACCCGCCGCCCGCACGCCCGCGCCGGCACGCCCGCGCCGGCACGCCCGCGCCCGCCCGCCCGTGTCCCCGAGCCCCCCGCGCCACCGGGCCCCCGCGCCGCCGGGCCCCCGCGCCGCCGGGCCCCCGCGCCCCTGCGCGCCCGCACGTCTGCGTCTCCACCCGCGCTGCCGCGCGGTTGCCGCTCGACGGACACGATCGTGCTCGATCCTTGATCTAGTGGCCTCCGCGCGCGTCGGAGGCGACTACTTCCGCGATGTAGCGCGATCTCGGGGAATGCGTGATCTTCGCGTGGACGGCCGCGCGGTGTGCGCCGGCTCCGGAGTGGGGTGGTTGCGGAGGTGGGTGGTTGCGGGCCGGGCGCTGGCGGGGATCTTGCCGTGCGGGGTGCGTGCTCACGGCGGCCGCCTTCGGCGGCGGCCTGTCGGCGTCCGAGACGGGCAGGGGGCGGGTGTGGGCACGCCGCCCGCGATCCGGTTGACTGGTGCCGTGCTGATGGTGGGACTGACCGGCGGGATCGGGTCGGGCAAGAGCGCGGTGGCGGCCCGGCTCGTCGAACGTGGCGCGGTGCTGATCGACTCAGACCAGGCCGCCCGCGAGGTCGTCGCGCCGGGCACACCCGGCCTCGCCGAGATCGTCGAGGCGTTCTCACCGCGGGTGCTGGCCGCCGACGGCAGCCTCGACCGGGCGGCGCTCGGCGCGATCGTCTTCGGCGACGAGGCGGCCCGGCGCCGGCTGGAGGCGATCACCCACCCCCGGGTCCGAGCCCGAGCCGCCGAGTTGGCCGCCGCGGCGGCGCCCGACGCGGTCGTGGTCAACGACGTGCCGCTCCTGGTCGAGGTGGGACTCGCGTCCACGTACCACCTGGTGGTCGTGGTGCAGACGGCCGTGCCGATCCGCCTGGAGCGGCTGGCCCGGGCCCGCGGGATGGACCGGGCGGAGGCCGAGCGGCGGATCGCGGCGCAGGCCGACGACGCGCGCCGACGCGCGGCGGCCGACGTGCTGCTGACCAACGACGGCAGTCTGCCGGAGTTGCACGCGGCGGTCGACGCGCTCTGGCACGACCGGCTGCTGCCCTATGAACGAAACGTGCGCGAACGGCGGGTGGCCCGGCCGCAGCGTGTGGTGCTCGCCGATCCGGACGCGAGCTGGCCGCAGCAGTACGTGCGGCTGGCCGCACGGATCCGGCACGCGCTCGCCCCGGCGGACCCACGGATCGACCACATCGGCTCCACCGCGGTTCCCGGTCTGGCCGGCAAGGACGTCATCGACATCCAGCTCACGGTGCCGACACTCGCCGAGGCGGACGGACCGCTCGCCGAGCGGCTGGCCGGCGCGGGCTTTCCACGGGTGCCGGGGGAGTGGTGGGACAGCCCTCGGCCGGCCCGCGGCGGGCGTTGGGAGAAGCGGCTGCACGGCAGCGCGGACCCGGGCCGCCCGGTCCACCTGCACGTCCGCGCGGCGGACTCGCCGGGTTGGCGGTACGCCCTGCTGATGCGCGACCACCTGCGCGCCGACCCTGACCAGCGGGCCGCGTACCTGCTGCTCAAGCGGGAGTTGGCGGCGGCGGCGCCGGACAGCGCCACCTACTCCACCGCCAGGGACCCGTGGTTCGACGAGGAGCACTTGCGGGCCGAGGAGTGGGCGGCGCAGACCGGCTGGCGGCCCTGACGACCCGCTCGCCCGCCCGCCCGGCCACCGGCCGCCCACCGGGTCGTCCGCCCCGCCGCCGGGTCGTCCGCCCGCGAGCGCCCGCCCGGCGCCACCGGCCCGCGAGCGCCCGGCCGGCCGCGGGTGCGTGAACGCCCGTCCGGCCGCGCTGCGTGAACGCCCGTCCGGCCGCGCTGCCGCCGGTCTAGCGGGCCGGCGCGGTGGCGGGCCGCTTCGGCGCGGGCAGCCGGGGCGTCGGGCCGGGGCTGACCTCCAGCTGGGCCCAGGCGCCGGCCCGGGTCTGCAGCTCGACCCGGCGGAGCAGGCCGGCGCGGTCCACCCAGTAGCGCACGCGGTTCCCGGCGGAGCGCAGCTCGACGACGTCCACCGTACGGCCGCCCAGCGTGTCCTCCCGCAGCCGTTGCACGGCGCCGGTCGGCGCCGTGCGGGCGGCGGTGAGCGCCGCGTCGACCAGCGCGGTCAGCTCGCCCGGCCCGGCCCGGCCGGCGCGCCAGGCGGCGCCCGCCGGTGGCGGCAACGGTGGCCGCTCCGGCTTCTCCGGGTCACCGGTGGCCGCGACCTCCGCCCGGGACCACCCGCCGGCGTCCCGGCGCAGCAGCGTCCGGCGCTCCGGTACGCCGAGGTCCGCCACCGCCAGGTACGCGCTGCGGCCGGTCCAGCTCAACCAGCCCGCGCCGCGCAGGTTCGTCTCCCGGCCGGCCGGCGCGGTGAGGGTCACCGTGGCCCCGCCGCGGGCGACGAGCCGCGCGCGGAGGCCGTCCAGCCGGGCCCGCTCGGCCGCGGTCAGCCCGCGGGGCAGCGGCTGCCGGCCGCCCAGGGCGTCGACCGGGCGCAGGGTCGGCCGGTCGGTCCGGTTCAGCGTCACGGTCACCGGCCCCGCGCCGGGCAGCCGGGCGGTCAGCCGGTGCAGCCGGGCGTCCTGGTCGACCCAGTACCGCGGCTGCTCGTCCGGGCCGCCGGTCGTCGGCGCGCCGGCGATGGTCGACGTGGGCAGGGGAGCCGCCAGGACGTCCACCGGACCGGCGGTCACGGTCTCCCGGGCCACCCAGCGGGCACCTTCGCGCAGCGCCGCGGCGGGTTCCGGGCGGTCGGCGGCGAGGCGGAAGAGCAGGTCGAGAACGGGCCGGAGGGTGCTGCCGGCGGGCAGGTCGTGCAGCCGCCAACGGTCTGCCGGGGGCACGAGCGGAGGCGGCGCGGCGGTGGGCACCGCCGTCGGGTCGGGGCGGATCAGCAGCACCGTGGGGGTGGCCTGAAGCAGACCGCGCTCGGCGCCCGCGCCGGGGCCGCCGACGTCGAGGTAGAGCAGCGGACGTGACCAGTCGACCCAGCCCACCAACTCGGTGCGGGCCCCGTCGGTGCCGACCGTCACGTGCAGCCCGGCGCGGAGGTCGCGGTAGTTGGTGACCCGCATCGCGGCCAGCCGTTCGCTCTCCGCCACTGTCAGCGGGCGCGGTCGGTCGGGCGGGTCGGGCGACCAGCTGAGCAGCCCGAGCACCAGCCCGCCGGCGGCGAGGGCCGCGACCAGGCCGAGCAGCGCCAGGAGGCCCCGCCGGCGGCGGGACACGACCTTCGGCAGGAGACCGGTGTCGTCCGGGCCGGCGGTGCCGGGCGGGTTGGCGCCGGTGGGCGGTGCCGTGTCGCCGCTGGGCGGCGGGGCGGCGTCGCCGGTGCGGGTGGTCGGGGATGTGGCCGCGGGACCCGGGCGGGCGGCCCGGGCGGAGGAGGTGTCCACGAGTTGTTGAACGGGCGGGAAGCGCCGGGGTGACGAGTAGGGGCGCTCGCGGCGGCCGGTCTGCGCCGTGGGCGCGACCACCTCGGTGCGCACGCCGGGCACGCCGGGTGCTGCGACCACTGGTGCCGGGGGCGGGCCGGCCGTGATGACGGCCTGGCCACCGGCCCGGTCGGCCGCCGCGAGCGGCCTACACGGAGAGCGTAGTCCGGTGACATGTGCCACACAATGAAAATATCGAAGCCGGTCACGTACCTGCCGTGACGGCCGATCGTGTCGGACCTCCGGCGTACCGTTGAGGTCATGGCGCTCGACATTCCCCGGCTCGACGGCCGCTTTGAGGTCGTCAGTGAGTTCCAGCCCGCCGGTGACCAGCCGGCGGCCATCGACGACCTGGAGCGGCGGGTCCGGCGCGGCGACCGCAACACCGTGCTGCTCGGCGCGACCGGCACCGGCAAGAGCGCCACCACGGCGTGGCTCATCGAGCGGTTGCAGCGGCCGACGCTGGTGCTGGCACCCAACAAGACGCTCTGCGCGCAGCTGGCGAAGGAGTTCAGCGAGCTGCTGCCGCACAACGCCGTCGAATACTTCGTCTCCTACTACGACTACTACCAGCCCGAGGCCTACATCCCGCAGACCGACACCTACATCGAGAAGGACTCCTCGATCAACGAGGAGGTGGAGCGGTTGCGGCACTCGGCGACCATGTCGCTGCTCACCCGGCGCGACGTGATCGTGGTGGCCACCGTGTCGGCCATCTACGGGCTGGGCACCCCGGAGGAATACCTCGACCGCGCGGTCCGGGTCGCCGTCGGGCAGGAGGTCGACCGCGACCAGCTGCTGCGCCGGCTGGTCGACATCCAGTACACCCGTAACGACATGGCGTTCAACCGCGGGACGTTCCGGGTCCGCGGCGACACGCTGGAGATCATCCCGGCGTACGAGGAGCTCGCGGTCCGGATCGAGCTGTTCGGCGACGAGGTGGAGAAGCTCTACTACCTCAACCCGCTCACCGGTGATGTGGTCCGCGAGGTGGACCACTTGCTGATCTTCCCGGCCACGCACTACGCGGCCGGCCCGCAGCGGATGGAGCGGGCGATCCGCGACATCGAGACCGAGCTGGGCGAGCGGCTGGCCGAGCTGGAGCAGCAGGGCAAGCTGCTGGAGGCGCAGCGGCTGCGGATGCGCACCACCTACGACATCGAGATGATGCGCCAGGTGGGCTTCTGCTCCGGCATCGAGAACTACTCGATGCACATCGACGGGCGGCTGCCCGGCAGCCCGCCGCACTGCCTGCTGGACTACTTCCCCGACGACTTCCTCACGGTGGTCGACGAGTCGCACGTGACCATCCCGCAGATCGGCGGCATGTACGAGGGCGACGCGTCGCGCAAGCGGATGCTCATCGACCACGGGTTCCGGCTGCCCAGCGCAGCCGACAACCGGCCGCTGCGGTTCGACGAGTTCCTCGAGCGAGTCGGCCAGATGGTCTTCCTGTCCGCCACCCCCGGCCCGTGGGAGCAGGAGCAGGCGCAGGGCGAGTTCGTCGAGCAGGTAATCCGCCCGACGGGCCTGATCGATCCCGAGGTCATCGTCAAGCCGACCAAGGGCCAGATCGACGACCTGATGCACGAGATCAAGCTTCGCACCGAGCGGGACGAGCGGGTGCTGGTCACCACGCTGACCAAGAAGATGGCCGAGGACCTGTCGGACTACCTGCTCGAGAACGGCATCCGGGTGCGCTACCTGCACTCCGAGGTCGACACGCTGCGCCGGGTCGAGCTGCTGCGCGAGCTGCGCAAGGGCGAGTACGACGTGCTGGTCGGCATCAACCTGCTGCGGGAGGGCCTCGACCTGCCCGAGGTGTCGCTGGTGGCGATCCTCGACGCCGACAAGGAGGGCTTCCTCCGCAGCGGCCGCTCGCTGATCCAGACCATCGGTCGGGCCGCCCGGAACGTCTCCGGCCAGGTGCACATGTACGCCGACAAGATCACGCCGTCGATGGCGGACGCGATCGAGGAGACCAACCGGCGGCGGGCCAAGCAGATCGCGCACAACGAGGCGCACGGGATCAGCCCCGAGCCGCTGCGGAAGAAGATCCACGACATCCTGGACGACATCTACCGGGAGGCGGAGGACACCGACACCCGGGTCGGTGGCGCGGTGCGCCAGCTGTCCCGGGGCAAGGCGCCGGTCAAGGAGACCCGCAGCCGGGGGCGGGCCGCCACCGGCGGCACCTCCCGCGAGGGGATGGCCCGCGCCGACCTGGCGCAGCTCATCCAGGAGCTCAACGAGCAGATGCTGGCGGCCGCGCGGGAGCTGCAGTTCGAGCTGGCCGCCCGGATCCGGGACGAGGTCGCCGATCTCAAGAAGGAGCTGCGCGGCATGGACGCGGCCGGCGTGAAGTGACCGCGACGGCGGACGGGCCGGTCGACGGGGTAATCCTCGGGCTGCCCTCGGCCGGGTTGCGTCCGTACGTCGACCGGTACATCGGCTACCGCGAGCGCGCCGACATACCCCTGGGTGCGCCGCGAGGCGGCCGGCGCCTTCGTGGTGCTCATCCTCGGCTGGGGCGCTCCGCTCGACGTGGTCGACCCTCGCAGCGCGGAGCGGAGCGCGTACCGGGTGGACTCCTTCGTGGCCGGCACCTTCGACCGGTGGTGCCGCACCCGGACGGTCGGGGTCGGCGAGGGGGTCGAGCTGCTGCTGGCGCCGCTGGCCGCCCGCCGGGTCCTCGGCCTGCCGATGGGTGAACTGACCAACCGGGCGGTGGACGTGGCGTCGCTGCCCGGCGGATGGCTCGACCGGCTGCGGCGGCGGCTCGCCGAGGCGTCGGGCTGGCCGGAGCGGTTCGCCCTGCTGGACGCGGCGCTCGCCGCCCGGCTGGCCGGCTCGGCGCCGGTGGACCCGCGGATCGGGTGGGCGTGGCGGCGGCTGGTGGAGACCGGGGGCCGGGCCGGGATCGGGCTGCTCGCCGGCGAGCTGGGGTGGAGCCGGCGGCACCTGGCGGCCCGGTTCCGGCACGAGGTCGGGCTGACCCCGAAGACCGCCGCGCGGCTGCTGCGCTTCCAGCGCGCCTGCGCGGCGCTGACCCGCCCGACCGGCGGGGCGCCGGCCCACATCGCCGAGCGGGAGGTCGGCCTCCCCGCGCCGGCCGGCCCCGCGGAAGGGGAGGGCGGCCTGACCGCGCCCGCTGGCCCCGCGGAGCGGCAGGGCGGCCTCCTCGCGCCGGCCGGCGGCTGGGCGGAGGTGGCGGCGCGCTGCGGCTACTACGACCAG from Micromonospora sp. WMMD812 harbors:
- the coaE gene encoding dephospho-CoA kinase; the protein is MLMVGLTGGIGSGKSAVAARLVERGAVLIDSDQAAREVVAPGTPGLAEIVEAFSPRVLAADGSLDRAALGAIVFGDEAARRRLEAITHPRVRARAAELAAAAAPDAVVVNDVPLLVEVGLASTYHLVVVVQTAVPIRLERLARARGMDRAEAERRIAAQADDARRRAAADVLLTNDGSLPELHAAVDALWHDRLLPYERNVRERRVARPQRVVLADPDASWPQQYVRLAARIRHALAPADPRIDHIGSTAVPGLAGKDVIDIQLTVPTLAEADGPLAERLAGAGFPRVPGEWWDSPRPARGGRWEKRLHGSADPGRPVHLHVRAADSPGWRYALLMRDHLRADPDQRAAYLLLKRELAAAAPDSATYSTARDPWFDEEHLRAEEWAAQTGWRP
- a CDS encoding helix-turn-helix domain-containing protein → MRREAAGAFVVLILGWGAPLDVVDPRSAERSAYRVDSFVAGTFDRWCRTRTVGVGEGVELLLAPLAARRVLGLPMGELTNRAVDVASLPGGWLDRLRRRLAEASGWPERFALLDAALAARLAGSAPVDPRIGWAWRRLVETGGRAGIGLLAGELGWSRRHLAARFRHEVGLTPKTAARLLRFQRACAALTRPTGGAPAHIAEREVGLPAPAGPAEGEGGLTAPAGPAERQGGLLAPAGGWAEVAARCGYYDQSHLIRDFREFAGDTPAALLAARSPAVAPG
- the uvrB gene encoding excinuclease ABC subunit UvrB yields the protein MALDIPRLDGRFEVVSEFQPAGDQPAAIDDLERRVRRGDRNTVLLGATGTGKSATTAWLIERLQRPTLVLAPNKTLCAQLAKEFSELLPHNAVEYFVSYYDYYQPEAYIPQTDTYIEKDSSINEEVERLRHSATMSLLTRRDVIVVATVSAIYGLGTPEEYLDRAVRVAVGQEVDRDQLLRRLVDIQYTRNDMAFNRGTFRVRGDTLEIIPAYEELAVRIELFGDEVEKLYYLNPLTGDVVREVDHLLIFPATHYAAGPQRMERAIRDIETELGERLAELEQQGKLLEAQRLRMRTTYDIEMMRQVGFCSGIENYSMHIDGRLPGSPPHCLLDYFPDDFLTVVDESHVTIPQIGGMYEGDASRKRMLIDHGFRLPSAADNRPLRFDEFLERVGQMVFLSATPGPWEQEQAQGEFVEQVIRPTGLIDPEVIVKPTKGQIDDLMHEIKLRTERDERVLVTTLTKKMAEDLSDYLLENGIRVRYLHSEVDTLRRVELLRELRKGEYDVLVGINLLREGLDLPEVSLVAILDADKEGFLRSGRSLIQTIGRAARNVSGQVHMYADKITPSMADAIEETNRRRAKQIAHNEAHGISPEPLRKKIHDILDDIYREAEDTDTRVGGAVRQLSRGKAPVKETRSRGRAATGGTSREGMARADLAQLIQELNEQMLAAARELQFELAARIRDEVADLKKELRGMDAAGVK